A stretch of DNA from Coccidioides posadasii str. Silveira chromosome 1, complete sequence:
CGCGCCGACGATGCCGGCCAGAACGAATCCGAGGACCGTGAGGAGGACCCAATGGCCGCCCATCTGGATATGTTAGCTTAGCACATagtcccaaaaaaaaaaaaaaaaggtgaaaGTTGACACGATGACGCTCACCCAAAAAATCAATCTAGCATCCTTTCCATGCCAACTGCTACCAGGATGGTGGGTGAAGAAACTCCACGAATGTCGATTGTACTCGTCCGCCATCATCACGCGAACACGCTCGTACGCGGACGGTCTGCCTGCCATGTACTCCTTCCAAATGACAGATAGGAAAAGGGGGCCAGTCGAGTACATGACGGTGATATAAGGCAACACCCAGTGCCGGTTGTACGTCTGTAGAGAATCGATGACGCGCCGGAAGAAGGGATGCTGAGGCACGGATCCCATGATATCGTTGGAGATTCCAGTGGGACTGGTCTTGCGAACCCAGGCGGGATAGACAAGGAGCGGATCCAAGCGGCGATTGCAACCCTAACGCGATCAATATCAGCATCCGACCAAATCCACAAagccatatatatatattgtagGTAGCAGGAGACTTGTCTTACGTCGTCGAGATCGATGTAGATTCCGCCATAGTACGTCAAGACGAAGTATCTAATAGCGTCGGCACGCTGAATGGGGTAGCGATAGTTCCTAAAAGTCTCGAGGAACCACGGGTACTGGCTCTCGATGAACGCATCGGCCTTCTCGTCTGTCCAGAGCTGTATATTTTTTGGGTTTTGTTAGTGTGATGATTGTAGGACGAGGAGATCTACAGGCACAATTTCCCAATCCAAGCCATTtagaggggggaaaaaaagggaaaaaaaagaaaacaaaaacgAGCAatggtaaaaaaaaaaaaaggaccaAAACATAGATATCGACGAACCTTGTACTCATAGTCCGGGTGAAGCTCCAAGCAGCTCTGTTGGGCCTCCTGCCAGATAGCGGGTATGGACTCATTCTTGTAGGTCTGGTGGATGATCTTTGGGATGATGGGCTTCTTCTGGTCGATGAAGGTCGAGTTCGGTGCGGGGAGCTCGGTGCGGCTTATGGCGTCAGTCGCGGCATCCTCGAACAGGAGACTGAGAAGGGTAGAGACGCTGTTGACCAGGAACGCGATGACGATAAAATTCGCGATGATGAAGATCAGCGCGCCCTTCCGCATGGTGGGTGAGTGGTGGTGGTGTTTGCGACGAGAGGTTCCCGCGTCGGAGCGACGACGGGAGGGTGAGAGGGTAAAGGGGGTTCAAAGTGACTCTTTTCTGCcactttctctctctct
This window harbors:
- a CDS encoding uncharacterized protein (CAZy:GT32~EggNog:ENOG410PH27~COG:M~TransMembrane:3 (o6-31i198-217o270-292i)~BUSCO:8687at33183), producing MRKGALIFIIANFIVIAFLVNSVSTLLSLLFEDAATDAISRTELPAPNSTFIDQKKPIIPKIIHQTYKNESIPAIWQEAQQSCLELHPDYEYKLWTDEKADAFIESQYPWFLETFRNYRYPIQRADAIRYFVLTYYGGIYIDLDDGCNRRLDPLLVYPAWVRKTSPTGISNDIMGSVPQHPFFRRVIDSLQTYNRHWVLPYITVMYSTGPLFLSVIWKEYMAGRPSAYERVRVMMADEYNRHSWSFFTHHPGSSWHGKDARLIFWMGGHWVLLTVLGFVLAGIVGAFLWWGYRRLIVLGSKYFHRYSPIQTRPSGAILNPSRSFSPSRKLGILPAFLQRRSSSRKRDEENALSDTVYELLDRPE